The following proteins are encoded in a genomic region of Moorena sp. SIOASIH:
- a CDS encoding CHAT domain-containing protein has product MTLLELRFYPIKGKQDCFKVSVEGSLGEVHHEAGLPFLDSETPDVQDRRFTVVKILESTHFKEDNFSEDEQAWMVREQLLLPEQNAFEPEYLATIGRKLYQLLGKDIQLVIEAAVAEAKRDRIFLHIRLRFPAEDPKPVRITDYPWELLHNQYGFLAHQGVTFSRYIAYPSPRPNLPGVERLNVLLISSGAGDERIGLKSLPAVEGDAIANGLQQAQEQGKIQLEILESATLKALRRRLSERQTSAVPQVLHFDGHGFFGKRCNQVGCRKAISMNNWVINVGETGNRRQKAEGRSKGVRFRSKV; this is encoded by the coding sequence ATGACACTGCTGGAACTGCGATTTTATCCCATTAAAGGCAAGCAAGATTGCTTCAAAGTGAGCGTGGAGGGTTCATTAGGAGAAGTCCATCACGAAGCTGGTCTGCCTTTTCTCGACAGTGAGACTCCCGATGTCCAGGATAGACGTTTCACGGTAGTTAAGATATTAGAGTCAACTCACTTCAAAGAGGATAACTTTTCGGAAGATGAGCAGGCTTGGATGGTACGTGAGCAACTGCTACTACCGGAGCAGAATGCTTTTGAGCCTGAATACTTGGCTACGATTGGGCGTAAGCTCTATCAACTATTAGGTAAAGACATTCAGCTGGTAATAGAGGCAGCAGTAGCAGAGGCTAAACGCGATCGCATTTTCTTACATATTCGGTTGCGGTTTCCAGCAGAAGACCCCAAACCTGTCCGCATTACTGATTATCCTTGGGAATTACTCCATAACCAGTATGGGTTTCTAGCCCACCAAGGGGTGACCTTCTCGCGCTATATTGCTTATCCTAGTCCTCGTCCTAATTTACCTGGAGTTGAACGGCTCAATGTCCTGTTGATTTCCTCTGGGGCAGGGGATGAGAGAATCGGACTGAAATCGTTACCTGCTGTTGAAGGAGATGCGATCGCAAACGGATTGCAACAGGCTCAGGAACAAGGGAAAATCCAACTGGAAATTTTAGAATCTGCTACATTAAAAGCACTCCGCAGGCGGTTGTCAGAGCGCCAAACCTCAGCAGTGCCTCAGGTTCTGCATTTTGATGGACATGGCTTTTTTGGCAAGCGCTGTAATCAAGTAGGGTGCAGGAAGGCAATCTCAATGAACAACTGGGTGATTAATGTCGGGGAAACGGGAAATCGAAGGCAGAAGGCAGAAGGCAGAAGTAAAGGAGTAAGGTTTAGGAGTAAGGTTTAA
- a CDS encoding Uma2 family endonuclease, giving the protein MDTTQTPLTLRLWTVEEYHRMAKVGILQPDERVELIAGQIIRQMSPQGTPHATAIRLTRRLLDNRLGEQGLVQTKLPIQLSNYSEPEPDLAVVMPDELRYLDHHPTPSEIYLIIEVADTTLKRDCELKANHYAEAKIADYWVIDLTNRQLHVFLKPTDKGYQSQVILAEEQIISPLQFPDCLLTVSEMLPPWIPEFVEG; this is encoded by the coding sequence ATGGATACAACTCAAACCCCTTTAACATTGCGCCTGTGGACGGTTGAGGAATACCACCGGATGGCTAAGGTGGGAATTTTGCAGCCGGATGAACGAGTTGAATTAATTGCAGGACAGATAATTAGACAAATGAGTCCCCAGGGAACTCCCCATGCGACTGCGATTCGGCTCACTCGCCGATTGTTGGATAATCGTTTAGGAGAGCAAGGCTTAGTTCAAACAAAATTACCAATTCAGTTAAGTAATTACTCCGAACCCGAACCAGATCTAGCCGTAGTTATGCCAGATGAACTGCGATACCTAGACCATCATCCCACACCATCAGAAATTTATTTAATTATTGAAGTTGCTGATACTACCTTGAAGAGGGATTGTGAACTGAAAGCTAACCATTATGCAGAGGCAAAAATTGCTGATTATTGGGTGATTGATTTAACTAATCGTCAATTGCATGTTTTTCTAAAACCGACTGATAAAGGGTATCAAAGTCAGGTAATTCTGGCAGAGGAGCAGATAATTTCACCGTTACAGTTTCCAGATTGTTTATTGACTGTATCTGAAATGTTGCCACCATGGATTCCGGAGTTTGTTGAGGGTTGA
- a CDS encoding DUF29 domain-containing protein: MRNSDLYDQDFVLWTETTCQQLKTRNFDELDIDNLIEEITSLGRSDRRELQSRLKVLMEHLLKRQYVDSEDDYRGWENTIEEQREQINLLLSESPSLKPYLESVFYDCYRYPLKKVIRNYPSVSFPQNCPFTSDILEQD; this comes from the coding sequence ATGAGGAATAGTGACTTGTATGATCAGGACTTCGTTCTGTGGACTGAGACAACTTGCCAGCAACTCAAAACAAGAAACTTTGATGAGTTAGACATAGATAATTTAATTGAGGAGATAACATCCTTGGGACGATCTGATAGACGAGAGCTTCAGAGTAGACTTAAAGTTTTGATGGAACACTTGCTTAAAAGGCAGTATGTCGATTCAGAAGATGATTATCGAGGCTGGGAAAATACCATCGAAGAGCAGAGAGAACAGATTAATCTTCTGTTGTCTGAATCTCCTAGCCTCAAGCCTTATCTCGAATCAGTCTTTTACGATTGCTACAGATATCCACTCAAGAAGGTGATCAGGAATTATCCATCTGTTAGTTTCCCCCAGAATTGTCCTTTCACGTCTGATATTTTAGAGCAAGATTGA
- a CDS encoding hybrid sensor histidine kinase/response regulator, translated as MIILIRYSQVSTPYSLLPTPYSLLPTPYSLLPTPYSLLPKKMSTIDPETYRYFLGEAQDLLQVIEQHLLALKPDKPKNQLYDLMRATHTLKGAAANVQQDTIKSVAHYLEDVFRAMLAPEATIDTELETLLFEGYQCLRMALTAEMTGELSKNTEIINRAAGVFAKLQAKLGDCFDYQASLPTSAELGFDIVQSIFEVGVKQRIDHLASLLKVESSEGLQVGRLKVESSEGLQVGRLDVESSEGLQVGRLDVESSEGLQVGRLDVESSEGLQVGRLQVESFPDNLEPWSKGHATRTTNTNLQPNHLQPWPIGHATRTTETNLQPNHLQPPTQTNLQPNHLQPPTETNLQPANLQPWPIGHATRTTETNLQPWPIGHATRTTPDYDKATLIEIADTLREQAEIFVGLGESLSLPGFKAIAEHTLRALDAQPEQVMEIAKIALRNFQEAHTAVLAGDRTRGGNPSLPLQQLAGSQEELQVEGSPSLQVEGWKVEGWNVEGCLENLGQKATLREQPATQTQLGQKATLSEQPSTQTNLKPATETNLQPANLQPANLQPANLGQKATLREQPSPPIDELLEETFGNISLAQEQANQVFPEEESLEPDSILPDSIFPDTIFLDESSETLATDNLNQAQTDPKQESELAVNPESVKELKEISISPSDRESAEAGVPLLADGSIKTSATVRVDLDGLKHLSHLVGELLINQNQLGWQDENCQGVVEKLSNWLKQHRQTLTQLRTQLKKHSSDQQISKLWDSAWEETLQLTQATEDLSLLATTAAASVEREQRLSNQLRDTLQSVRTIPLEHLLKSFPSMVQQLSNVHHKSAELTLSVTNVLIDKTIANHLYDALLHLVRNGFDHGIESSEVRQERGKPAIGKIEIRAFYQGNRTIIEVTDDGQGLDLEKIYNRAVETNLLSVEHLEALGESPEPNQLLDLLCQPGFSTVSQINELSGRGIGLDVVRSQLQRINGRVKVRFQPGQGTTFCLQIQEALRNARVLVVQASQGVYGFVANDIEQIVLPASEQIQMVSDQKILNWHHRGNEYSTPVYQLSSLLEYSSQQVSTLPAWNPLLTKPQQINPVLLMNTGEAWVGLEVEQVLEEQELVIKQLSNAIAYPPYVYGCSILADGRLTLVIDGTGLLNYVQQLPQSQRSLLKVGRLKVGRLKVEGSEELKVGRLKVEGSEELKVSRLKVEGSEELKVSRLKVEGSEELKVSRLNVVRVRAASALPKAWPKGQGFPDKLQPNHRQADNLPYSNAKGEQPDNLQPNNLQPANLPYSNAKGEQPGNLSKTFLVVDDSITERQNLSLILERNGNQVLQAKDGLEAIELLRKSNGVDLIICDLEMPRLNGLEFLSLSHQEPVLADIPIIMLTSRSQEKYKQLATELGAMAYLTKPYLDEDILATLTNVLRMKDELYIAKGTGNREQGTGNRE; from the coding sequence TTGATTATACTTATCAGGTACAGTCAAGTTTCTACTCCCTACTCCCTACTCCCTACTCCCTACTCCCTACTCCCTACTCCCTACTCCCTACTCCCTACTCCCTACTCCCTACTCCCTAAAAAAATGTCAACTATTGATCCAGAAACCTATCGATACTTTCTTGGGGAAGCCCAGGACTTGCTGCAAGTTATTGAACAACATTTGCTGGCTTTGAAACCAGACAAGCCAAAAAACCAACTTTATGACCTAATGCGAGCGACTCATACCCTGAAAGGCGCAGCTGCTAATGTCCAGCAAGACACCATAAAGAGTGTAGCACATTATCTCGAAGATGTCTTCCGGGCAATGTTAGCCCCTGAGGCAACCATTGATACAGAGCTAGAAACACTACTGTTTGAAGGATATCAGTGCCTCAGGATGGCACTGACCGCTGAAATGACCGGGGAGTTGAGCAAGAATACTGAGATTATCAACCGAGCTGCAGGGGTGTTTGCTAAACTGCAAGCTAAATTAGGAGATTGCTTTGACTATCAAGCCTCTCTACCCACATCAGCAGAACTTGGCTTTGATATTGTCCAATCTATCTTTGAAGTAGGAGTCAAACAACGCATCGATCACCTAGCTTCCTTGTTGAAGGTTGAAAGTTCTGAAGGGTTACAGGTTGGCAGGTTGAAGGTTGAAAGTTCTGAAGGGTTACAGGTTGGCAGGTTGGATGTTGAAAGTTCTGAAGGGTTACAGGTTGGCAGGTTGGATGTTGAAAGTTCTGAAGGGTTACAGGTTGGCAGGTTGGATGTTGAAAGTTCTGAAGGGTTACAGGTTGGCAGGTTACAGGTTGAAAGTTTTCCAGACAACCTTGAACCTTGGTCAAAAGGCCACGCTACGCGAACAACCAACACTAACCTTCAACCAAACCACCTTCAACCTTGGCCTATTGGCCACGCTACGCGAACAACCGAAACTAACCTTCAACCAAACCACCTTCAACCTCCAACCCAAACTAACCTTCAACCAAACCACCTTCAACCTCCAACCGAAACTAACCTTCAACCTGCTAACCTTCAACCTTGGCCTATTGGCCACGCTACGCGAACAACCGAAACTAACCTTCAACCTTGGCCTATTGGCCACGCTACGCGAACAACCCCCGATTATGACAAGGCTACGTTGATAGAGATTGCCGACACCTTGCGAGAACAAGCTGAAATATTTGTAGGGTTAGGGGAATCCTTGAGCTTACCAGGGTTTAAAGCAATTGCCGAACACACCCTCAGAGCCCTTGATGCTCAGCCTGAACAGGTGATGGAAATTGCCAAGATTGCCTTAAGGAATTTCCAGGAAGCTCATACCGCTGTCTTAGCAGGCGATCGCACTCGTGGAGGAAACCCCAGCCTCCCCCTTCAACAATTAGCTGGGTCACAAGAAGAGTTACAGGTTGAAGGTTCACCATCGTTGCAGGTTGAAGGTTGGAAGGTTGAAGGTTGGAATGTTGAAGGTTGTCTGGAAAACCTTGGCCAAAAGGCCACGCTACGCGAACAACCTGCAACCCAAACTCAACTTGGCCAAAAGGCCACGCTAAGCGAACAACCTTCAACCCAAACTAACCTTAAACCTGCAACGGAAACTAACCTTCAACCTGCTAACCTTCAACCTGCTAACCTTCAACCTGCTAACCTTGGCCAAAAGGCCACGCTACGCGAACAACCTTCACCACCTATCGATGAATTACTTGAGGAAACTTTTGGTAATATTTCTCTTGCACAAGAGCAAGCGAATCAAGTGTTTCCTGAAGAGGAATCTCTTGAGCCAGATAGTATACTTCCAGATAGTATATTTCCAGATACTATCTTTCTAGATGAATCTTCAGAAACTTTAGCAACAGACAATCTTAACCAAGCTCAGACTGACCCTAAGCAAGAGTCGGAGTTAGCGGTTAACCCTGAATCAGTAAAAGAATTAAAGGAAATATCAATATCTCCTTCCGATCGGGAGTCTGCTGAGGCTGGTGTGCCTTTATTAGCAGATGGCTCGATCAAGACATCAGCCACAGTGCGTGTTGATTTAGACGGTCTTAAACACCTATCTCACCTAGTTGGGGAACTACTGATTAACCAAAACCAGTTAGGATGGCAGGATGAAAACTGTCAAGGGGTAGTTGAAAAACTGTCTAATTGGCTCAAGCAACATCGCCAAACCCTGACTCAACTGCGCACTCAGCTCAAGAAGCATTCCTCTGATCAGCAAATTTCTAAGCTGTGGGATTCGGCATGGGAAGAAACCCTGCAATTGACTCAAGCTACAGAAGACCTGAGCCTGTTAGCCACTACGGCTGCTGCTAGTGTGGAACGAGAACAGCGTCTATCAAATCAGCTGAGGGATACTCTTCAATCTGTTCGGACTATACCTCTGGAACATCTGCTTAAATCCTTTCCCTCGATGGTGCAGCAGTTGTCTAATGTTCATCACAAGTCAGCGGAATTGACCCTCAGTGTGACTAATGTCCTAATTGATAAAACCATTGCTAATCATCTCTATGATGCTTTACTGCATCTAGTCCGCAATGGTTTCGACCATGGTATTGAATCTTCTGAGGTTCGCCAAGAAAGGGGTAAACCTGCTATCGGTAAGATTGAAATTCGTGCCTTCTATCAAGGAAATCGCACCATCATTGAAGTCACAGATGATGGTCAGGGACTGGACTTGGAAAAGATTTATAATCGTGCCGTGGAAACCAACCTGCTCAGTGTTGAGCACTTGGAAGCCCTGGGCGAATCACCGGAGCCAAATCAGCTATTAGACTTACTGTGTCAGCCAGGATTTTCCACTGTTTCTCAAATTAACGAGCTTTCTGGACGAGGTATTGGCCTAGATGTGGTGCGCTCCCAACTGCAACGGATTAACGGTAGGGTTAAGGTTCGCTTCCAGCCTGGTCAAGGCACGACCTTTTGCTTGCAGATCCAAGAGGCTCTCAGGAATGCCAGGGTGCTAGTGGTTCAAGCTAGTCAGGGAGTCTATGGGTTTGTGGCTAATGACATTGAACAGATAGTGTTGCCAGCATCTGAGCAAATCCAGATGGTGAGTGATCAAAAAATCCTAAATTGGCATCACAGGGGGAATGAGTATAGCACCCCCGTTTACCAACTTTCATCCTTACTGGAATACTCATCCCAACAGGTATCGACACTACCCGCTTGGAATCCCTTGCTGACTAAACCCCAACAGATTAATCCTGTCCTATTGATGAATACCGGTGAAGCATGGGTGGGACTGGAAGTGGAACAAGTACTCGAAGAGCAAGAACTGGTGATCAAGCAGCTGTCTAATGCGATCGCATATCCTCCCTATGTTTATGGTTGCAGTATTTTGGCCGATGGTCGTTTAACTCTGGTAATTGACGGTACAGGCTTACTTAACTATGTACAGCAGCTCCCTCAATCTCAGCGATCATTGTTGAAGGTTGGGAGGTTGAAGGTTGGGAGGTTGAAGGTTGAAGGTTCTGAAGAGTTGAAGGTTGGGAGGTTGAAGGTTGAAGGTTCTGAAGAGTTGAAGGTTAGCAGGTTGAAGGTTGAAGGTTCTGAAGAGTTGAAGGTTAGCAGGTTGAAGGTTGAAGGTTCTGAAGAGTTGAAAGTTAGCAGGTTGAACGTTGTTCGCGTTCGCGCAGCGTCGGCTTTGCCGAAAGCGTGGCCGAAAGGCCAAGGTTTTCCAGACAAGCTTCAACCTAATCATAGACAAGCTGATAACCTACCCTACTCGAACGCCAAAGGCGAACAACCTGATAACCTTCAACCTAATAACCTTCAACCTGCCAACTTACCCTACTCGAACGCCAAAGGCGAACAACCGGGTAACCTTTCTAAAACCTTTTTAGTTGTCGATGATTCCATTACTGAGCGACAAAATTTAAGTTTAATTCTAGAACGAAATGGTAACCAGGTGCTGCAAGCTAAAGATGGTTTAGAGGCGATAGAACTATTACGCAAAAGTAATGGTGTTGATCTGATCATCTGTGATTTAGAGATGCCACGGTTAAATGGTCTTGAGTTTTTGAGTCTTAGTCATCAAGAGCCAGTTTTAGCTGATATTCCTATTATTATGCTCACCTCCCGTAGTCAAGAAAAATACAAACAACTTGCTACGGAACTTGGCGCTATGGCTTATTTAACTAAACCGTATTTAGATGAAGATATTTTAGCAACACTTACTAACGTGTTAAGGATGAAGGATGAATTATATATAGCAAAGGGAACAGGGAACAGGGAACAGGGAACAGGGAACAGGGAGTAG
- a CDS encoding GAF domain-containing protein has product MSEAQWDDNDSELLLENHNLLNDHTPHFFNSARPNLEGFNASLDRLKTDLEQRRRVDKLDLKKNLEQFESFGQEVEQFTAGVNLEIQQLKLSYEDALQQQFQAQHEKLLDVSTLMSQAGDWETLLNNTLNGVQPLTQAERVLIYRFTSTRTGIVLAEAVERGWTPCLGETIDATAFGADLSTEYLQQSRVIIDQVTNDSVTPYQLQLLDKFQVQTSLSLCLPVSGKAWGLLVLQRCQVKTNQDRSVPSWTPQQINSFRTIATELSLHLATHELRTQLQQQQAREATVAKVINKIRRSLDIKTIFQTTTQEVRQLLKTDRTVIYRFNPDWSGELVAESVAGGWISLLQSQTNNPTLRADISECSIQQLATEPINQVDTYLQETQGGTYSRGETYRVVEDIYNQEFTPCYLEVLESYQARAYVIVAIYQDEKLWGLLATYQNSDIRQWKQSEVSWMVEIAAELEVALQHAELLEAQRLKSEELRQAAERERVLTKVTDKIQQSQDLRTIFNVTTNEVRKFLGVDRVTIYRFNSDWSGSFVAESLGSAWTSLIQEQTNNPLINKNISECIVKTVAGNTPEQFSQQAPTIRDTYLQSIQGNLSSQEKPFWVVSDIYEGDFSSCYIEQLERYQARAYTIVPIFQWDKLWGLLAAYQNSEPRDWHAEEINWMVQIAAQMSIPLQRAEYLQQLQSQSQQLAELASQEKEARELFQQRAIDLLTAVRPALDGDLTVRAPITNDELGTIADAYNNTIHSLRQIVIQVLSASVKVAETATESEAAITKVSQEAQHQCQELTQAMDQIQSMVNSTQAVTASAQSIDLAVQEANQKVASGETAMNRTVEGILGIRDSVEEASHQIRQLSQYSQNVDRVLNLISDFATQTQLLSLNAALEATRAGEYGKGFAVVADEVRSLARQSAKATTEISNLVAEIRTQTREVIKVTEVAIAQVNTGTELVEESKGNLNAIASATAEISQLVEGITQATLAQLEQSQSVTQTMKEVAAISTNTSEDSTELWESFKESLTTIKNLQAAVEQFTVN; this is encoded by the coding sequence ATGTCAGAAGCACAATGGGATGATAATGATTCAGAACTGCTATTAGAAAATCACAATCTCCTCAACGATCATACTCCGCATTTTTTTAACTCTGCTCGCCCCAACCTAGAGGGATTTAACGCTAGCCTAGACAGGCTAAAAACTGATCTAGAGCAACGCCGAAGGGTAGATAAGTTAGACCTGAAAAAAAATTTGGAGCAATTTGAATCCTTTGGTCAGGAGGTTGAGCAGTTTACGGCAGGGGTGAATCTGGAAATTCAGCAATTGAAGCTTAGCTACGAAGACGCACTCCAACAACAGTTCCAAGCCCAGCATGAAAAATTGTTAGATGTTAGCACATTAATGAGTCAAGCTGGGGACTGGGAAACCTTACTGAACAATACACTCAATGGGGTGCAACCTCTCACCCAAGCCGAGCGGGTGTTAATTTATCGCTTCACGTCTACTCGCACCGGAATAGTTTTGGCAGAAGCAGTAGAACGGGGGTGGACTCCTTGCTTAGGGGAAACCATAGATGCTACTGCTTTTGGGGCTGACTTGTCCACAGAGTATTTGCAGCAGTCAAGGGTAATTATCGATCAGGTCACCAATGATTCCGTCACCCCCTACCAACTCCAGCTGCTGGATAAATTTCAAGTTCAAACCAGTCTCAGCTTATGCTTGCCCGTATCGGGGAAAGCTTGGGGTTTGTTGGTCCTGCAGCGATGCCAGGTAAAGACAAACCAAGACAGGTCGGTCCCATCCTGGACTCCACAACAGATTAATTCCTTTCGGACTATTGCCACAGAACTATCCCTTCACCTAGCTACCCACGAGTTACGGACTCAGTTGCAACAGCAGCAGGCGCGGGAAGCAACTGTGGCGAAAGTCATTAACAAAATCCGCCGTTCTCTGGATATCAAGACTATTTTCCAGACCACGACTCAAGAAGTGCGACAGCTGCTCAAAACTGACCGAACGGTTATCTATCGCTTTAATCCCGATTGGAGTGGTGAATTGGTAGCAGAGTCTGTGGCTGGAGGCTGGATTTCTCTGCTTCAGAGCCAGACTAATAACCCCACCCTAAGGGCTGATATCAGCGAATGCAGCATCCAACAATTGGCCACTGAACCAATTAACCAGGTTGATACTTATCTTCAAGAAACCCAGGGGGGAACCTATAGTAGGGGGGAAACCTACCGGGTGGTGGAGGATATCTACAATCAGGAGTTCACCCCTTGTTATCTGGAAGTCCTAGAAAGTTATCAGGCCAGAGCTTATGTGATTGTAGCTATTTACCAGGATGAAAAACTCTGGGGATTATTGGCTACCTATCAAAACTCTGATATCAGGCAATGGAAACAGTCAGAGGTTAGCTGGATGGTGGAGATTGCAGCTGAGTTAGAAGTAGCATTGCAACATGCTGAGCTACTGGAGGCACAGCGGTTAAAGTCTGAGGAATTACGTCAAGCAGCAGAACGGGAACGAGTACTGACTAAGGTCACGGATAAAATTCAACAATCCCAAGACCTGCGCACTATTTTTAATGTTACTACCAACGAAGTTCGTAAATTCTTAGGGGTTGACCGTGTTACGATATATCGCTTCAATTCTGATTGGAGTGGCTCCTTTGTGGCTGAGTCTTTGGGTAGTGCCTGGACTTCCCTAATCCAGGAACAGACTAATAATCCCCTCATCAACAAAAATATTAGTGAATGCATCGTGAAAACGGTGGCTGGAAATACCCCTGAGCAGTTTAGCCAGCAAGCCCCAACCATCCGAGATACCTATCTACAAAGCATCCAAGGCAATCTCTCTAGCCAAGAGAAACCGTTCTGGGTGGTTAGTGATATCTACGAAGGGGATTTTTCAAGTTGTTATATCGAGCAGCTAGAGCGATATCAGGCTAGAGCCTATACTATTGTGCCCATTTTCCAATGGGATAAGCTGTGGGGTTTACTGGCTGCTTATCAAAATTCTGAGCCTAGGGATTGGCACGCAGAAGAGATTAATTGGATGGTTCAGATTGCGGCTCAGATGAGTATACCGTTGCAGCGAGCTGAGTATTTGCAACAATTGCAATCCCAATCCCAACAACTAGCAGAATTAGCATCACAGGAAAAGGAGGCTAGGGAATTATTCCAACAGCGTGCTATTGATTTGCTTACAGCTGTCCGACCTGCTCTAGACGGTGACTTGACGGTTAGAGCTCCGATTACCAATGATGAACTTGGGACGATTGCAGATGCCTACAACAACACCATTCACAGTTTACGGCAAATTGTGATCCAGGTACTCTCAGCTTCTGTGAAAGTCGCTGAAACTGCCACAGAGAGTGAAGCAGCAATTACTAAAGTTTCCCAAGAAGCCCAGCATCAGTGTCAGGAGTTGACCCAAGCCATGGATCAAATCCAGAGCATGGTTAACTCCACCCAAGCCGTAACCGCTAGCGCCCAATCCATCGACCTAGCTGTGCAAGAGGCAAACCAAAAAGTAGCATCGGGGGAGACAGCTATGAACCGCACGGTGGAGGGAATTCTAGGAATTCGGGACAGTGTGGAGGAAGCCAGCCACCAAATTAGACAGTTAAGTCAATACTCCCAAAATGTTGACCGGGTATTGAATTTGATTAGTGATTTTGCCACCCAAACCCAGCTACTCTCCCTCAATGCTGCTCTCGAAGCTACCAGGGCTGGGGAGTATGGTAAAGGTTTTGCGGTAGTAGCTGATGAGGTGCGCTCCTTAGCTCGACAGTCAGCCAAGGCAACTACGGAAATTTCTAATTTAGTTGCTGAAATCCGCACTCAGACCCGAGAGGTGATTAAAGTGACCGAAGTCGCTATCGCTCAGGTTAATACTGGCACAGAATTGGTAGAAGAAAGCAAAGGCAATCTAAATGCGATCGCATCAGCTACAGCTGAGATTAGCCAGTTAGTTGAAGGTATTACCCAGGCAACCCTAGCCCAACTAGAACAATCACAATCCGTCACCCAAACCATGAAAGAAGTTGCCGCCATATCCACCAATACCTCTGAAGACTCTACCGAGCTTTGGGAGTCCTTCAAGGAATCCCTCACCACCATCAAAAATCTACAGGCAGCTGTTGAGCAGTTTACCGTTAACTAG
- a CDS encoding chemotaxis protein CheW, with the protein MSKEQISKTSKILQLAKQGNPNVIAAILNHKLQHEGIIAKVKLHDSCLLVLLEADPAPKPGAVVRFIYHTISKLKPNSIDTVKILGRSLREKQPAWRKQIKLESIPVVLDLSTWLESGSTVRANQVYYPVSWQKNEHNFQGNQAQLPLATSVKVSVDAQVPPQEKFLRFQVGSGNGALLQVNYIQEILNVSVAGILPVPHTPDSVIGIYNWRGEMLWLLDLNYLLGFPPVWQPKDIPRKKIMVIVLQVNSKLLGLVVSQVEEIEQHHWQNLQPRDRLLPLRFGQFVKAYLPEASSIVLDAQRIVQAALDIKYEV; encoded by the coding sequence ATGAGCAAAGAGCAGATTTCCAAGACAAGCAAAATTTTACAATTAGCTAAACAGGGAAACCCAAACGTCATTGCCGCCATACTGAATCACAAACTTCAGCACGAAGGTATTATAGCTAAAGTTAAACTTCACGATAGCTGTTTATTGGTTTTACTCGAAGCAGACCCCGCTCCTAAACCAGGAGCCGTGGTAAGATTTATCTACCACACAATCAGCAAGCTAAAACCAAACTCAATTGATACCGTCAAAATTTTGGGGCGTAGCCTAAGGGAGAAACAACCAGCATGGCGCAAACAAATTAAACTAGAAAGCATTCCGGTGGTGCTCGACTTATCTACTTGGCTAGAGTCAGGCTCAACGGTAAGAGCTAATCAAGTCTATTATCCTGTCTCCTGGCAGAAAAATGAACATAATTTCCAGGGGAATCAAGCTCAATTACCTCTGGCTACCTCCGTTAAGGTCAGTGTTGATGCCCAAGTTCCACCCCAAGAGAAATTTTTGCGCTTCCAGGTAGGGTCTGGTAATGGGGCTTTGTTACAGGTAAACTACATCCAAGAAATTCTGAATGTGTCGGTTGCTGGAATTTTGCCAGTCCCCCACACTCCCGATAGTGTGATTGGGATTTACAACTGGCGTGGTGAAATGCTGTGGTTGTTAGATCTAAACTATCTGCTAGGATTTCCTCCTGTTTGGCAACCCAAGGACATCCCGAGGAAAAAAATCATGGTGATCGTACTTCAAGTCAACAGCAAACTGCTGGGACTGGTGGTTTCACAAGTGGAAGAAATAGAACAGCACCATTGGCAAAACTTACAACCCCGTGATCGATTATTGCCCCTCAGATTTGGGCAATTTGTCAAAGCCTATCTTCCCGAAGCCAGCAGTATTGTCTTAGATGCCCAACGAATTGTCCAAGCAGCACTTGATATAAAGTATGAAGTATAA